AAGATCActctgtaggatagcatcttgcttatataagcttcggaacacattaagacagtagtcatcctaccatacagtatcgagagtattgcatctccaacggagtgggttagtatatttactctcctcagttcaccactggcttgttttcccaggtcctaattcacgggatctccgatcacataggttgggttactaccatggcaactcatgtgggtctcatacccatctccctcgatgcattatctatcacaacacgtgatagccctttcgtaaagggatctgccagattcttagccgtatggacatagtccaacgctatcactccggagtttcttaattttctgacagcttttaatctcattcttatgtgtttggtggacttcatgttgtcctttgaactcttcaccttggtgatgacagtctgattgtcacagttcataaggatagccggaaccggtttatcaaccaatggcaagtccatcaaaagatctcgaagccatctcgcttcgacaccagatgtgtctaatgccgttaattctgcttccattgtcgatctcgttaagatcgtttgcttgcaagacttccaggaaacagcgccacctccaagagtaaacatatacccagttgtggccttcatctcatcagcatcagagatccaatttgcatcactatacccttcaagtaccgacgggtctccggtatagtgaagtccatagttcatagtacctttcagatagcgcatgactcgttcaacagcatgccaatgtacatcacccggtttggaaacaaaccggctcagtttgctcacagcaaacgcgatgtcgggcctcgttgcgctcgctaggtacatcagtgaaccaatgatttgagagtatctcaactgatctatagccgtgcctttggactttcgaatcaacacgctaggatcatatggtgtttgagatggtgtgcaatccgaatatccaaaacgactcaacaccttctcaacatagtgggattgcagaagtgtaatcccaccctcattatctctcagtagcttgatgttcaagataacatcagccacaccaaggtctttcatctcaaagttctgagacaaaaacgacttgacctcctcaatgactttgaggttggttccgaatatcagtatgtcatcaacatacaagcacagtataactccttcacccccaccatggcgatagtatacacatttgtcagcctcattaacaacgaaaccaacagatgtcagagttgtattaaacttatcatgccattgcttaggtgcttgcttcaggccatataaagatttcagcaacctacacacctttctttcctgaccatctatcacaaagccatctggctgttgcatgtagatttccTCTTTTAGCTCTCCATTTAGAaaagccgtcttaacatccatctggtggacgagaagaccatgcgaggctgccaacgagagtaatactcgaatggtggtcagtctagctacaggtgaataagtgtcgaagtaatcttcctcttctttctggtcatagcccttggccacaagcctagccttgtacttttcaattgtgccatcgggcctaagcttcttcttgaacacccacttacatcctaatggtttgcaaccatagggacgttcagtgatctcccatgtcccgttagccatgatggaatccatctcattacggaccgcatccttccagtagtcagcttctgaagaggcatacgcttctgaaatagaagtgggagtatcatccacgaggtacacgaagaaatcatcaccaaaggtctttgcagtcctttgtctcttgcccctaccaagggtttcctcgtcatcctcctcaggattttcatcatgtgtttgttcataatattccatagggatggcaggttcaggagtctcctccgattcctgtctagaagtgctttgcatatctctcataggaaaagtatcctcgaagaatgtagcatccttagactccataattgtaccgaccttctggtcaggtacctcagatttcactactagaaatctatagccaacgctgttcttagcgtagcccaaattaacgcagtccacagtcttgggtccaagcttacgctttttggggatcggcacattgactttcgccagacagccccaagtgcgcaagtacgagagtgttgtcctcctctttgcccatttctcatagggagtgatctcattatcctttgtcggaactttattcaggacatgacatgccgtcaatatagcctccccccaccatgccttggataaacccgatgtatctaacatggcgttaaccaaatcagttagagtacggtttttccgctcggcaaccccgtttgactggggtgaatagggaggcgtcctctcatgaataatgccgtgttccgcacagaaggaatcaaactcactcgagaagtactctccaccacgatctgaccggactcgtttaattttcttttcaagttgattctcaacttctgccttatagattttaaagtagtgtagagcctcatctttagtatttaacaggtacacatagcaatatctagaggaatcatctatcaatgtcatgaagtatttctttccacctttagtcaacacaccattcatctcacaaagatcagaatgtatgagttctaatggtgccaaatgtctctcctccgcggccttgtgaggcttgcgaggttgcttagcttgcacacatgaaaggcacttagagcctttggctaaagtaaaactcgggattaaatccaacttggctagccgcgtcataacaccgaaactaatgtgacaaagacgtgaatgccaaacctcagattcattaacattcgaatgaacatggttcacgactttattacaaaaatctgcgagggaaaggcggaacatccctccgctctcataaccttttccaacaaagagtccatatttcgtaacaactaatttattagactcgaaaaccaacttaaacccttctctacatagaagggagccactaacgaggttcttcttgatggcggggacatgctgcacgttcttcagctgcacgatccttcccgaagtaaacttcagatcgaccgtgccaacaccatgaacagaagcactcgcgccattccccatcaatacggacccgtggcctgtgacctggtaagaagtgaacaatgacatgtcagcacacacatgtacacctgcacctgtgtccacccaccaatcggtgggctGAAACACTGAAAAAACAGTAAATAAATTACCGTACCCAGGTGCACCATTCTCATTGTTGTCCACAGTCATGTTGAcggacttggagtcctgtcctgacttcttgtacttgtttgggcacttgttggccCAATGTTCAACCGAACCACAAGTGAAGCAGCCCTcgtccttcttgttcttcttgaaggtcttcttacccttcttcttaaagtcggtattgtgttggacaccgttctttcccttgggcttgtgggagttgaagttcttctggttcaccatgttggcgacagaagtcccttcggccccttttccgtgcgagtcctttgcccttgaattctgctcaacactcagatggccaatgacatcctccacagagaattcacgcctctgatgtttcagagtggtggcaaagttcctccaggaattagggagcttagcgattatgcagcccgcgacaaacttgcccggtaactcgcacttaagaagttcaagctccttaacaatgcatattatctcatgagcctgctccaaTACAGGACGGTTTTCAACCATCTTGTAATCATGGAACTGCTCTATAATATACATCTCGCTTCCGGCATCGGCTGCCCCGAACTTAGATTcgagcgcctcccacaagtccttggcaacatgcacatgtaaatatgcatcgaccagtttatctccgatcacgctaagaactgctccgagaaacacaacggtagcctccttgaacgccttctcctgttcaggagcaatcgttcccgtggagacaccggtgacccagaacacgttcatagccgtgagccataacgtggtcttagtctgccaacgcttaaagtatgtaccggtaaacttatccggtttcagtgcagcggcaaagccacttgccgaaaaattcctacacataataggtttttggattgttgagtaaataggcaatttctcgattaaattaatccacgagtaaatcactagcatggcattgacacatatgatcgcatactgatattcagtcaaagtagcacatactacgctaattgcagaaagatctacgtataacgctagcatggctaaaacagaaaacagtaggagcgggataaacgagttataccctccagtaggccatgcagaggccgcggctttggtggcagcagcggcgtcctcggcggccttcttgtcagcttcagctttctcggcggcggcacgttcggcgtcggtggacatggtgatgatgaaggcgacgcggacgtagaggaagtagacgatcggaagtgagcagtcgcgtaatcgctgcccaaaaacctattcgcccctcaccccgtacaggaaccagaagggcgtggtttcggagacctgctctcccgtcgaccgtgtacgcggcggacgggatggagtcaccggcggcggcagcagcaagggaacgacggtggacgtgcgcgtggagcagatgtgatctgttcgtggcggctagggttaggagacaccgcacacttataggcgcagccgcgtggagagacgtccgagtccgtgacagcccacgatccgacgtctcagatcgtggcccagctgtcagaaaaccctccgttagtgactggcaaaaataagcgcgtaggtgtaagctcggctcaatcccgcaacccgcggcgcggcgcgtcgtggcgtggcgaggcgtggcgtggcaaggcgggcggcggaggaggagtgcgcgatggcctcttctcttctcaagctccaatagcatgtagaagagaaacccttataaggaggtccaactcgtcttccacttccggggtgggactaaacttcccactacacctagtgccatataacccacatgggcgcttagagatttttcagaaattgctacatgggcctagagcccatctcaaatttcagcagTTTTCAGATAAGGCATACTATATCCTATCAGCGAGCATAATGCGTGGAGCAACACTCTTTACATCACTTCCCACATTTCCACGATA
The Aegilops tauschii subsp. strangulata cultivar AL8/78 chromosome 3, Aet v6.0, whole genome shotgun sequence genome window above contains:
- the LOC141020764 gene encoding uncharacterized protein, giving the protein MSTDAERAAAEKAEADKKAAEDAAAATKAAASAWPTGGYNSFIPLLLFSVLAMLALYVDLSAISVVCATLTEYQYAIICVNAMLVIYSWINLIEKLPIYSTIQKPIMCRNFSASGFAAALKPDKFTGTYFKRWQTKTTLWLTAMNVFWVTGVSTGTIAPEQEKAFKEATVVFLGAVLSVIGDKLVDAYLHVHVAKDLWEALESKFGAADAGSEMYIIEQFHDYKMVENRPVLEQAHEIICIVKELELLKCELPGKFVAGCIIAKLPNSWRNFATTLKHQRREFSVEDVIGHLSVEQNSRAKDSHGKGAEGTSVANMVNQKNFNSHKPKGKNGVQHNTDFKKKGKKTFKKNKKDEGCFTCGSVEHWANKCPNKYKKSGQDSKSVNMTVDNNENGAPGYGNIECVGNARKSL